Genomic segment of Azospirillum brasilense:
CTTCTCCCGCTGCAACTCGACCAGCTCGACGTTGGCGAGCTGGCGCAGCAGGGCCTTCGGCTCGTCGGTCACGCCCATTTCGCGCTGGGCGTGGCAGGAGGCGTGCCACGTGATCTTCACCGGCGGTCCCTGGTCCTCGAACTTCACCTTGAGGACCTGGACGAGGAACTGGGTCAACTCCCATACGCGGGACGCCACCTGACGGGCACGGGCCTCGTCCGGCTCACCCTTGAACAGGTCGGGCCAGTGCTTGCTCATCATGCCAGCGCAGGATCCCGATGGCACGACGATGGGCCAGTCGCCAGGGAAATAGTCGAGCTGCGCGCGGGCGACCTTCAGCGCCTCCTCACGATAGCCGGAGTTGTAGGCGGGCTGGCCGCAGCAGCTCTGCCCCTGCGGGAAGACGACGCGGACGCCCTGCCGCTTCAGCAGCTCCATGCCGGCCATGCCGGCTTCGGGGTAGAAGAGGTCGACCAGACAGGTGCCGAAGAAGTAGACGCTTTCAGGCCGTTCGATCTCGGGCCGGCTTATGGTGCCGTCGTGGGTCATGATTTTTCCTCCCTCCCGCCTCAGAACGCGGGTTCCGACGCGCGTGCGGAGGCCGTGGCGGAAGCCTTCGGCGTCGAGCAGGCATCGACCAGATAGACGATGGAACGGTACGGCAAGCCGGAGTGGTCGGACAGGCCGATTTCGCAGGTCCGGCTGTTCGAATAGCCGGCCTTGGCCCCGGCGGGGATGTCCTTGGACAGGTGGCGCAGGGCGTGGGCGTTCAGCTCCGGCGTGGTGAAGCCCTTGTCGCCGGCGAAGCCGCAGCAGCCGACATCCTCCGGCACCACCACCTGGGTGGCGCAGGCGGCGGCCACCGCCTTCATCTTGGCATCCAACCCCATGCGGCGGGTGGAGCAGGTCAGGTGCAGAACCACCGGCTCCGTCTGCCTGGTGAAATTCAGCCGGTCCAGCAGATGGTCGTGGATGAACTCCACCAGATCCAGGACCTGGAGTCCGGCATCCTTCAGATGCTTCTTCAGCCGGAAAGAGCAGGGGCTGGTGTCGAGCACCACCGGAGCCGTGCCGTCGGCGCTGGCCGCCCAGATGGCGCGGACCATCTCCTCCGCCTTGGCGTCGGCCTGGGCGGCGAGGCCCTTGCTCTCCAGCGGCATGCCGCAGCACAGGGAGGACAGCTGCTCCGGATAGGCGACGCGGTATCCGGCCTTCCGGAACAGCGCCTCCACCTTCACCGGCAGCGGGGTCTTCTCCGGGTCGCTGGCGGCGGGCCCCATGCTGCGGCTGGTGCAGCTCGGCACATAGACGACGGCCGGCGCGTCGGCGGGCGCCTTGGCCTGGGGCAGCGGCGTGAAGTTGGTCGGCGTGGGCAGGGCGCGCGGCAGATGCGGCAGTCGCTGGCCGGTGACGGTGCGCAGCTTCTCGAACAGCCCGTTCGCCGTATCGTCGCCCAGCGTCCGCTTTGCCAGATCGGCCAGCTTCAGGCCGGTGCGGGCGATCGACAAGGCCCCGGCGGTGTGGCCGGCGACGTAGTTGCCGAAGCCCTGGGCCACCGCCCCGCGACGGTCGCCGCGGATCGCCTTGATGAGCAGCCCCGTCTCGATTCCCACCGGGCAAGCGGTGGAACAGAGACCGCAGGCCGCGCAGGTGTCGATGCCCTGGTAATCATAGGCCTCGTGCAAAGCGCCGAGCCGCGTCGCGTCGGCGCCGGTCGCCTCAAGGCGCGAAATCTCGCGCCAGCCGACGATGCGCTGGCGGGGGGAGAGCGTCATCTTGTGTGATGGGCAGGTCGGCTCGCAGAAGCCGCACTCGATGCAGGTGTCCACCAGCGCGTGGGCGGGCGGCATCGCCTTCAGATTCTTGAGATGCGCCTCTGGGTCGTCGTTTAGAATGACGCCGGGGTTCAGCAGGCCCTGCGGGTCGAGCAGCGCCTTGATCTCCTTCATCAGGCCGTAGGCCTGCGGACCCCACTCCATCTCCACGAAGGGGGCCATGTTGCGGCCCGTGCCGTGCTCCGCCTTCAGCGAGCCGTCGTACTTGCGCACCACCTGATCGCACACCGCGTCCATGAAGCGGCGGTAGCGGTCCACCTCCTCGTCGGTGTCGAAGGCCTGGGTGAAGACGAAGTGCAGGTTCCCTTCAAGCGCGTGGCCGAAGATGATCGCCTCGGTGTAGCCAAATTTCAGGAACATCGCCTGAAGCTCGACCGTCGCCTCGGCCAGCCGGTCGAGCGGGTAGGCCACGTCCTCGATGATGACCGTGGTGCCGACCTTGCGCATGGCGCCGACTGCCGGGAACAAGCCCTTGCGGATCTTCCAGTAGCTTTCGCCCAGCTTGGCGTCGGCGGTGAAGGTCGCCGGGAACAGGGTCTGGGTCTGGGCGATCACCGCGCTGACCGCGGTGATGTTGGCGTCCAGCGCCGCCGCGTCCTCCCCCCGGATCTCCACCAGCAGGGCGGAGGCGTCCGGCCCCAGCCCGCCGATGAAGTCCGGCATGCCCGGTTTGCCTTCGACCGAGCGCAGCGAGGCGCGGTCCATCAGCTCCACCGCCGAAACCGGCGTCGGCTTCATCAGCGCGACGGCGCGGCAGGCCTCCCCGATGTCCGGGTACATCAGCAGGGCGTTCGCCTTGTGGGCGTGCTCCGGCACCGTGTTGTAGGTGATCTCGGACAGGAAGCCGAGCGTGCCCTCCGACCCGATCATCAGGTGCTGGAGGATCTCGACGGGGTCCTCGAAGTCGACCAGGGCGTTGAGGCTGTAGCCGGTGGTGTTCTTGATGCGGAACTTGTTGCGGATGCGCTCCGCCAGTTTCTCGTCGGCGCGGGTGCGGGCGGCCAGATTGGACAGGCCGGCCAGCAGGGCGCCGTGGCTGACCGCGAAGGCGCCGCGGCTGGCGGCGTCGCCGGTGTCGAGCAGTGTGCCGTCGGCCAGCACGAGCCGCATGGAGGCCAGCGTGCGGTAGCTGTTCTGGGCGGTGCCGCAGCACATGCCGCTGGCGTTGTTCGCCGCAATGCCGCCGATCTTGGCGGTGGCGATGGAGGCGGGGTCCGGACCGATCTTGCGCCCGAAGGGAGCCAGCTTGCGGTTCGCCTCCGCCCCGATGACGCCGGGCTGGAGGGTCACCGCCGCCGCACCCGGCGGGATGGTGCAGCCGCGCCAGCTGTCGCCCAGCAGGACCAGGACGGAATCGGTGACCGCTTGGCCCGACAGGCTGGTGCCGGCGGCGCGGAAGGTCACCGGGGTCTTCAGCTCCCGGCAGAGGTTGAGCAGCCGCACCACCTCGCCCTCGGCCTCGACGATGGCGACGATCTTCGGAATCAGGCGGTAGAAGCTGCCGTCGGTTCCGTAGGCCAGCGTGCGCAGCGGGTCGGTGACGAGGCGTTCGTCCGGCATGAACTCCCGGAGGGCCGCGTGCAGGCGGTCATAGGGCGCGGGCAGCATCGGTTCTCGGGGCCTCCGGATCTGGGACCGCGCGACGACTCCTCCGTGATCGCCGGTCCGGGTTGCGGGTGCTGGGGCGATGGTTGTTTCCGCCCGTCAGACGGACGGCTTGTTGTGTGCCACAGTCAGTAAGTCGGATAATCGATTTGCTGGGTGGCCGCAATGGTAAAATGAATTGACCAAACGCAGCGCTGCTGCAATGCATAAAAAAATACGGCGCACAAAGAAAGCGGCGCCACCCGACCGGATGGAAGGCCGAGCGGCGCCGTAGGGAATTAAGCTCGGCAGTGGATGACGCCCCTTCTCCCCGGGGGGAGGAGAAGGGGGTTCGGCCTTCGACGCTTACGGGATCATCCAGGGCAGGATGTAGGCCTGGATCATCGTGATGACGCCGATGATCGCGACGAAGAACAGGCTGTGCTTCACGGTGAAGCGAAACAGCTCGGACTCGCGGCCGACCAGACCCACCGCGGCGCAGGCCACGGCGATCGACTGCGGGGAGATCATCTTGCCGGTGACGCCGCCGGTCGTGTTGGCCGCGACCATCAGCACGTCGGACACGCCCACCTGCTGCGCCGTGGTGGCCTGCAGGCCGCAGAACAGCGCGTTGCTCGACGTGTCGGAGCCGGTCAGGAACACGCCCAGCCAACCGAGGATCGGCGAGAAGAACGGGAACAGGAAGCCCGTGCCGGCCAGCAGCAGCGCCAGGGTCGAGGACAGGCCCGAGTAGTTGGCGATGAAGGCGAAGGCCAGGACCATGCCGATCGAGTAGATCGGGCGCTTCAGCTCGCTGACCGTCTCGACGAAGGTCTTCACGCCGTCGGCCGGGCGCATCTTCAGCATGACCATCGTGATGATCGCGGAGATCAGGATGGCCGTGCCGGTGGCCGACAGCAGGTCGAGCTTGTAGACGGCCTCGATGGGCTTGGGCGAGGCGACGATCGGCGCGGCCTTCAGCACCAGCTTGTCCAGCCCGGCGACCGGGAAGTACAGCACCGTGTCGGCCAGCGCGCCGCCCTTGGCGAACAGGGCCTTGAAGGGCTTCAGGCTCCAGATCGTGACGATCACGGTCAGGATCAGGAAGGGCGACCAAGCCTTGGCGATCTCGCCGGCGCTGTAGCCGCGCTGGGCGTTGAACTCGCTCGACGCCATGGCGCCGACCGACTGCGGCACCGGACCGGCGGGCAGCGGCGAGTTGGGGAAGCGGAAGATCGCCTTGGGCTTCCAGAACTTCAGGAAGACGGTGATGCTGACGAGGCTGACCAGCGCGGAGGTGATGTCCGGCAGCTCCGGCCCGATGAAGTTGGCGGTGAAGTACTGGGTGACGGCGAAGGTGCCGCCGGCGACCAGGATGGCGGGCCAGGTCTCGCGCACGCCCTTCCAGCCGTCCATGATCATGATGATCCAGAAGGGCACGAAGACGGAGAGCAGCGGAAGCTGGCGGCCGGCCATGGCGCCGATCCGGAACGGGTCGAGCGAGGTGACCTGACCGGCGACGATGATCGGAATGCCCATGGCGCCGAAGGCCACCGGGGCGGTGTTGGCGATCAGGCAGAGGCCGGCGGCGTAGAGCGGGTTGAAGCCCAGCCCGACCAGCAGCGCCGCGGTAATGGCGACCGGCGCGCCGAAGCCCGCAGCACCTTCCAGAAAGGCGCCGAAGGAGAAGCCGACCATCAGCATCTGAAGCCGCTGGTCCTCGGTGATCGACACCACCGACGAGCGGATGACCTCGAACTGGCCGGTCTTGACCGTGATCTTGTAGAGGAACACGGCGGCCACGATGATCCAGGCGATGGGCCACAGGCCGTAGAGGAAGCCGTATCCGGCGGACGCCAGCGCCATGCTGACCGGCATCTTGTAGAACAGGATGGCGACGGCCAGCGAAATGGCGACGGTGATGGTGCCCGCGATGTGGCCCTTCAAGCGCAGAACGGTCAGCGCAATGAAGAAGAAAATGATCGGCAACGCGGCCACAAGTGCCGAAAGCCAAAGGTTACCCGCGGGATCGTAGACTTGTGTCCAGGGCTGCATGTTTCCTACCTATGCCGCAGATTCTCGGTTCTGCGCTTTGGCCTGCGACCATGAATGGAGCCCGGATCCGCGCGTCTTATCCGGACGCGCGCCGCCTGTCATTCCACGGCCGTTCGACCGTGGAGATCAGTTTTTTCTTGGGTTGGGCTCCGGTCAAAACATATGACCAAAGGCTCTGAACGGATACATTGGGTCGCAATGGTTGGCAATAGGGAAAATTCAATTTACCGGCGGCGCAGCAAGAGACTTTTTCTTGCCCGTGGTATTACCACCTGACCTCTTCGGTAGCGCTGCGATCGGGAAATGGTGCCATGGGGTGCGGTGGGGCTGGACGCGCGAAAGCCGTGGCGATATCTAACCTTCGGGATCGGGTGGGATTTCTGCGGATGCAGGGCAAGGGGCAGGGCAAGGGAATGATCAAGCCGGCCAAATTGGCGGACGCCATCGCCGACCATCTGGAGACGCTGATCCGCGAAGGCGTGCTGCGTCCGGGGGAGAAGCTGCTGCCGGAACGCGATCTGGCGCTGAAGCTGGATGTCTCGCGCCCGTCGCTGCGCGACGCCCTGGAGAAGCTGGAGGAGCGCGGGCTGCTCGTCTCCGGGCGCAACGGCACGCACATTGCGCAGTTCCTGGCGCCCATCGCCGCCCCGCTGGCGGCGCTGCTGCAATCCGATCCGGACGCGCCCTTCCATTATTTGGAGTTCCGCACTTCCATCGAGGCGGCGGCGGCCAAGCTGGCCGCGCAGCGGGCGACCGACCTCGACCGTCAGGCGATCCGCGCCCTGGCGCAGCGCATGCGCGACGCCCATGGGAAGGACGACCCGTCGGAAGAGGCCGACGTGGACGCTCAGCTTCACCTCGCCTTCTACGAGGCGGCGCACAACACGGTGATGCTGCATATCATGGGCGCGCTGTCGGAGATGCTGCGCAACGACGTGTTCTACAACCGCGACCGGCTCTACACCCGACCCGGCGTGCGCGACCTGCTGCTGGAGCAGCATCTGGCCATCGTCGACGCGGTGCTGGCCGGCGACGCCGAGGCCGCCCATGCGGCGGCGGAGGCTCATGTGATGTTCACGCTGCACACCCTGCGGGAAATCCGCGAGGACGACACGCGGCTGGAGGCCTCCCTGCGCCGCATCGGGCGCACCGACCTGATCGAAACCGCCGAGCGGGCCTGAGCCCCGCTCGGTCGTCCGTCATTCGGGAACACGAGCGCCATTCTCGGTTTTACACGGCTGTAGACCAAGGGAGGTCCAGCCGTGCTCACCGAAACGCTGCCCTCGATCATTCCCTATTGCGGCGCCCCACCGGTGCCGGAAGGGTTCTGGAGCGCCTGGAACGGCGACCCGGTCCTGCTGTCCGTCTTCGCCCTGACCGCCGCGGGATACGCGGTGGTGGTACGGCGGCACGGAGCGGGGATGGCGCGGCACCAGCCCTGGTGCTTCGCCGCGGGGTGGCTGGTGCTGTTCGCCGCCTTCGTGTCGCCTCTGTGCAACCTGACCTCCGCCCTGTTCTCGGCACGGGTGGTCCAGCATCTCCTGACCATCCAGGTGGCGGCGCCCCTGCTGGTTCTGTCCTGGCCGATGGGAATGGTGCGCTGGCCCCGCTGGACGCGGGTCCTGGCGTCACCTTTGGCCGTTCCGGAGATCGCCTGGGGACTGTTCGGCTTGTTCCTTTGGGTGTGGCACCTGCCGGGACCCTACATGGCGGCGCTGCGCTTCGACGCGGTGCTGTGGGTCATGCACGCCAGCCTGCTCGTCGGCGCGGTCGCCGCGTGGCGGACGGTGCTGGCACCGGATGATGCGGCGATGCGGGGGAGGGGGCTGCTGTCGGCCTTCGGCACCTCGGTCCATCTCGCCATCCTGGCGGCGCTGCTGATCTTCGCTCCGCAGCCGCTGTTCGTCTACCATCTGGAGACGACGGCGCCCTGGGGTCTGTCGGCGCTCGCCGACCAGCAGCTCGGCGGACTCATCATGGGGGTAGTCGGGGCGGCGGTCTATGTGGCGATCAACCTCTACGCCCTGGCGCGCTGGCTGATGGTGGCCGAGCGGCAGCGGTTGTAAGGCGGTCAGCGCGCCTCCAAGCCGAGGAAGCTCCAGGACACGTCGCCGCGGCCGAGCATATCCTCCCGGTCATTCCGATGGATGCAGCGCAGGCCGACGGACGCGGCAAGTTCGATGGTTTCGGCGGCTGAGACGTCGTACATCGTCCGCCCGGCCGGCACCGGGCCGTGCCGCAAGGACATGACGATCCGGCCGTTCGGGTTCAGGAGAGACGCGATGTGCGGCATGGCGATGCCGCGCTGGGCTTCGTCGAGGTGCATCCACACGGCGGTGAGCAGGATGACGTCGTAGCGTCTGCCGTCGCTCCGCACCATGGCCAGTTCCGGCAGGCTGTCGTCGATCCACCGGATCGGCGTTGCGGCGTGGATGCGCATCCCCGCGCTGCGCAGCTCCACCGTCGGTTCGACGGCGGTCACATCATGACCAAGCCGCGAGAGGGCGGCCGCGTCCCGTCCGGTGCCCGCGCCGATGTCGAGGATGTGGCTCGGCCGGGAGGGAAAGAGGTGGAGCACATCGCGATGCACATCGGCGAAGGCCACGCTCTCGTACTGTTCCGTGAGGGCTGTCGCGTTTTCACCGTATCCGTTCCGTCCGCTCATTCCCCGACTCTCCGCATGATGCGCCGATGACGGCGCGACCGTTCCCCTGCTTACCACAGACAGCCGGAGATCGTTGATGCCGTGGGGAATGCGCGCAGCGAAAAACCCCGGCCCTTGCGGGCCGGGGTTCCCGTGTCGCGTCACGCTCAGTGGACGGCGGCGCTGCTCCGCCCACCGCCGCCGGTCAGGGCGAAGCCCAGCGGCGGCCGCTCCGGGGCCTTGAAACCGGTGGCGCGGTCCTCCTCGACCGGCACCCCGTCCAAGGTCAGGCGGCCGTCCCGCGCCGACAGGTGCAGGGGCGAGCGCTCGTCCACCTCGCCGTCGAGCAGCCGCTCGGCGATCGGGTCCTCCACCAGATTCTGCACCGCCCGCTTCAACGGACGGGCGCCGAAGGCGGGGTCCCAGCCGAGGTCGGCGAGCCGGGCGCGGGCCGCGTCGTCGGCGGTCAGCGACAGGCCGCGCTCCGCCAGACGGTCGGCGACGCGGGCGAGCTGGATGTCCACGATGTAGGCCATCTGCTCGCGCCCCAGCCGGCGGAAGATCAGCACGTCGTCCAGCCGGTTCAGGAACTCCGGCCGGAAGGCGCGGCGCACCGCGTCCATGACCTCGATCCGCGCCCCCTCCAGGCTGTCGTCCTCGCCGAGCGCCGTGAGGGCGTCCGCCCCCAGGTTCGACGTCATGATCAGGATCGCGTGGCGGAAGTCCGCCGTGCGGCCCTGCCCATCGGTCAGCCGCCCGTCATCAAGCGCCTGGAGCAGCACGTTCAGCACGTCCGGGTGGGCCTTCTCGACCTCGTCGAGCAGGACGACCTGATAGGGCCGGCGCCGGATCTTCTCGGCCAGCGTGCCGCCGTCGTCATACCCGACATAGCCCGGAGGCGAGCCGATCATGCGGGCGACGGAGTGCTTCTCCATATACTCCGACATGTCGACGCGGGTGACCGCGGTCTCGTCGTCGAACAGAAAGGCGGCCAAGGCCTTGGCCAGTTCCGTCTTGCCGACGCCGGTCGGGCCGAGGAACAGGAAGGAGCCGGTCGGACGGTTCGGGTCCTTCAACCCGGCCCGCGCCCGGCGCACCGCCTTGGACACGGCGCGCACCGCCTCGGCCTGACCGACGACGCGCTCCGCCAGTCGGTCCTCCATCCCCTTCAGCCGCTGCCGCTCGCTGTCCAGCATGCGGTCCACCGGGATGCCGGTCCAGCGGGTGACCACGGCGGCGATGTCCTTGGCCGTTACCTCCTCCCGCTCGGCGTTGGCGCGGGATTCCGCCTCGGCCAGACGCTTCTCCAGGTCGGGAACGACGCCGTAGGCCAACTCGCCGGCTTTCGCCCAGTCGCCGTCGCGCTGCGCATGCTCCAGCTTGGTGCGGGCCTGGTCCAGCTCCTCCTTGAGGC
This window contains:
- a CDS encoding (Fe-S)-binding protein, producing the protein MTHDGTISRPEIERPESVYFFGTCLVDLFYPEAGMAGMELLKRQGVRVVFPQGQSCCGQPAYNSGYREEALKVARAQLDYFPGDWPIVVPSGSCAGMMSKHWPDLFKGEPDEARARQVASRVWELTQFLVQVLKVKFEDQGPPVKITWHASCHAQREMGVTDEPKALLRQLANVELVELQREKECCGFGGTFAVRHPEISAAMVGDKVADIENTGAKAVVSGDCGCLMNISGALEGGKKPVRGVHIAQFLKERTHG
- a CDS encoding FAD-binding and (Fe-S)-binding domain-containing protein, which produces MLPAPYDRLHAALREFMPDERLVTDPLRTLAYGTDGSFYRLIPKIVAIVEAEGEVVRLLNLCRELKTPVTFRAAGTSLSGQAVTDSVLVLLGDSWRGCTIPPGAAAVTLQPGVIGAEANRKLAPFGRKIGPDPASIATAKIGGIAANNASGMCCGTAQNSYRTLASMRLVLADGTLLDTGDAASRGAFAVSHGALLAGLSNLAARTRADEKLAERIRNKFRIKNTTGYSLNALVDFEDPVEILQHLMIGSEGTLGFLSEITYNTVPEHAHKANALLMYPDIGEACRAVALMKPTPVSAVELMDRASLRSVEGKPGMPDFIGGLGPDASALLVEIRGEDAAALDANITAVSAVIAQTQTLFPATFTADAKLGESYWKIRKGLFPAVGAMRKVGTTVIIEDVAYPLDRLAEATVELQAMFLKFGYTEAIIFGHALEGNLHFVFTQAFDTDEEVDRYRRFMDAVCDQVVRKYDGSLKAEHGTGRNMAPFVEMEWGPQAYGLMKEIKALLDPQGLLNPGVILNDDPEAHLKNLKAMPPAHALVDTCIECGFCEPTCPSHKMTLSPRQRIVGWREISRLEATGADATRLGALHEAYDYQGIDTCAACGLCSTACPVGIETGLLIKAIRGDRRGAVAQGFGNYVAGHTAGALSIARTGLKLADLAKRTLGDDTANGLFEKLRTVTGQRLPHLPRALPTPTNFTPLPQAKAPADAPAVVYVPSCTSRSMGPAASDPEKTPLPVKVEALFRKAGYRVAYPEQLSSLCCGMPLESKGLAAQADAKAEEMVRAIWAASADGTAPVVLDTSPCSFRLKKHLKDAGLQVLDLVEFIHDHLLDRLNFTRQTEPVVLHLTCSTRRMGLDAKMKAVAAACATQVVVPEDVGCCGFAGDKGFTTPELNAHALRHLSKDIPAGAKAGYSNSRTCEIGLSDHSGLPYRSIVYLVDACSTPKASATASARASEPAF
- the lldP gene encoding L-lactate permease; this encodes MQPWTQVYDPAGNLWLSALVAALPIIFFFIALTVLRLKGHIAGTITVAISLAVAILFYKMPVSMALASAGYGFLYGLWPIAWIIVAAVFLYKITVKTGQFEVIRSSVVSITEDQRLQMLMVGFSFGAFLEGAAGFGAPVAITAALLVGLGFNPLYAAGLCLIANTAPVAFGAMGIPIIVAGQVTSLDPFRIGAMAGRQLPLLSVFVPFWIIMIMDGWKGVRETWPAILVAGGTFAVTQYFTANFIGPELPDITSALVSLVSITVFLKFWKPKAIFRFPNSPLPAGPVPQSVGAMASSEFNAQRGYSAGEIAKAWSPFLILTVIVTIWSLKPFKALFAKGGALADTVLYFPVAGLDKLVLKAAPIVASPKPIEAVYKLDLLSATGTAILISAIITMVMLKMRPADGVKTFVETVSELKRPIYSIGMVLAFAFIANYSGLSSTLALLLAGTGFLFPFFSPILGWLGVFLTGSDTSSNALFCGLQATTAQQVGVSDVLMVAANTTGGVTGKMISPQSIAVACAAVGLVGRESELFRFTVKHSLFFVAIIGVITMIQAYILPWMIP
- a CDS encoding FCD domain-containing protein, translated to MQGKGQGKGMIKPAKLADAIADHLETLIREGVLRPGEKLLPERDLALKLDVSRPSLRDALEKLEERGLLVSGRNGTHIAQFLAPIAAPLAALLQSDPDAPFHYLEFRTSIEAAAAKLAAQRATDLDRQAIRALAQRMRDAHGKDDPSEEADVDAQLHLAFYEAAHNTVMLHIMGALSEMLRNDVFYNRDRLYTRPGVRDLLLEQHLAIVDAVLAGDAEAAHAAAEAHVMFTLHTLREIREDDTRLEASLRRIGRTDLIETAERA
- a CDS encoding cytochrome c oxidase assembly protein translates to MLTETLPSIIPYCGAPPVPEGFWSAWNGDPVLLSVFALTAAGYAVVVRRHGAGMARHQPWCFAAGWLVLFAAFVSPLCNLTSALFSARVVQHLLTIQVAAPLLVLSWPMGMVRWPRWTRVLASPLAVPEIAWGLFGLFLWVWHLPGPYMAALRFDAVLWVMHASLLVGAVAAWRTVLAPDDAAMRGRGLLSAFGTSVHLAILAALLIFAPQPLFVYHLETTAPWGLSALADQQLGGLIMGVVGAAVYVAINLYALARWLMVAERQRL
- a CDS encoding class I SAM-dependent methyltransferase, translated to MSGRNGYGENATALTEQYESVAFADVHRDVLHLFPSRPSHILDIGAGTGRDAAALSRLGHDVTAVEPTVELRSAGMRIHAATPIRWIDDSLPELAMVRSDGRRYDVILLTAVWMHLDEAQRGIAMPHIASLLNPNGRIVMSLRHGPVPAGRTMYDVSAAETIELAASVGLRCIHRNDREDMLGRGDVSWSFLGLEAR